A region from the Palaemon carinicauda isolate YSFRI2023 chromosome 16, ASM3689809v2, whole genome shotgun sequence genome encodes:
- the LOC137655798 gene encoding metabotropic glutamate receptor 2-like isoform X1 yields MKILKMSSLGNAFGVLLALLMVNSASTFVSDPEPLTLPGDVIIGIVGSVHEKSEEAGAGCGRVGLRTMEELGAAEWALQTINNQSHQDYTIGLRVYDACGDEEMALRQTVRLLQETQPTNAPLLGVVGLGPGEVVTSVATPLHAFSTPILVTEARAAHTIPPADNVFTTAPHLTDQIQAALSAAVRTGGAGVAVSVVSSCAQATQVLEERAARGGMRVLHILQLEKDTDNDNGRINSLSNKVTHFITSKVGYSGVIVMLVNVSELNTLSAELDTRVLRRAKIRWVLSTLGNPVDTEDLDIEMLSKRFPGSLVVEAHSPVIPGFQKYFKDALFNNNSILTPLADSYRQSVLRCHTEENNIPASTRQCPESMGDIASAVQLSTKDDASATATVKAVSSLAAAFRLVQIERCSTGVHCLEALRQDLHKDILEALLKLSFTVGGGSDRIRYTADGRLVNTFTIRRAAKEGLVQVGVYREDTGVVWNNPGEVWAVERTRWREGRTLPLMAMQETLSNDYQVEAVLLTHEDYVGRTWAFTVLVVASLGVISALYVCIYVALRVCDGTLNGSQVLGAVLLMGVMGVYSSCVVYVLPPSPITCALRQWAPPLCLALCYGVILVKCMHLRALVSLGLGGEVSQVNLHISLIFMVGVEGVLCMLGHAGGLGIGEEPLVILASDGSRLCGQKRVATLATRIYLILLLVLCLVLSTLNRKIHRNHNEGRWLLLCSCVSCPIVGLWSVMSFLAPLSLDPPTTCVALLALASIILALVFIPKMKIIARQAREFRHKNLGGTASVSTIFSHMEGSGPLGVASLKDGVKPALNEESVLAHSHHGDTLNSSRSSVASHQSYRAAFHAAYGFPQPQEPLGTSPRHIMKNPIYDATPGAYP; encoded by the exons AAGATGTCGTCGTTGGGAAACGCGTTTGGAGTGTTGCTGGCCTTATTGATGGTGAACTCGGCTTCTACATTTGTCTCTGATCCAGAACCACTGACGCTTCCAGGAGATGTCATCATAG GTATTGTTGGAAGTGTACATGAAAAATCTGAAGAGGCAGGTGCAGGCTGTGGCCGAGTAGGCCTAAGAACTATGGAGGAACTGGGTGCTGCTGAGTGGGCACTTCAAACCATCAACAACCAATCACACCAGGACTACACGATTG GCCTCCGTGTGTACGACGCCTGTGGTGATGAAGAGATGGCCCTGAGACAAACAGTTCGACTTCTGCAGGAAACCCAGCCCACAAATGCACCACTTCTAG GTGTAGTTGGGCTCGGCCCAGGTGAGGTAGTCACCAGCGTGGCCACGCCTCTCCACGCTTTCAGCACGCCCATCTTGGTGACGGAAGCTAGGGCGGCCCACACTATTCCTCCAGCGGACAACGTCTTCACAACGGCTCCTCATCTTACTGATCAGATACAG GCTGCGCTGTCTGCAGCAGTCCGCACAGGAGGGGCCGGAGTGGCGGTGAGCGTCGTGTCCAGCTGTGCCCAAGCAACCCAGGTGCTGGAAGAAAGGGCAGCCAGAGGTGGCATGCGGGTCCTTCATATCCTGCAGCTGGAAAAGGACACCGATAACGATAATGGCAGGATTAACAGTCTGTCAAATAAAGTGACCCATTTCATCACGAGCAAAGTG GGTTATAGTGGCGTCATTGTCATGCTCGTGAACGTCAGTGAACTCAACACCCTGAGTGCAGAACTCGACACTCGAGTTCTCAGGAGAGCCAAGATCAGATGGGTATTGTCCACACTTGGAAATCCAGTAGACACTGAAGATCTTGATATTGAGATG CTAAGCAAAAGATTCCCTGGTTCTCTAGTCGTGGAAGCCCATTCCCCAGTCATCCCAGGCTTCCAGAAGTACTTCAAAGATGCTCTTTTTAACAATAACTCTATTTTGACACCATTGGCTGATTCATACAGACAGTCCGTGCTTCGTTGCCATACTGAG GAAAACAACATACCAGCATCCACTCGGCAATGTCCGGAATCGATGGGAGACATTGCATCAGCTGTCCAGTTGTCCACGAAGGATGATGCTTCGGCCACAGCCACAGTGAAAGCTGTGTCCTCGTTAGCAGCTGCCTTCAGACTCGTTCAGATTGAAAGGTGCTCGACAGGTGTCCATTGCCTGGAAGCATTGAGGCAGGACCTTCATAAAG ATATTTTGGAAGCTTTGCTGAAATTGTCATTCACTGTTGGGGGAGGATCAGATCGTATCCGTTACACAGCTGACGGCAGGCTTGTGAATACTTTCACAATTAGAAGAGCAGCTAAAGAAGGTCTGGTACAG GTGGGTGTGTACAGAGAAGACACTGGTGTGGTTTGGAACAATCCCGGAGAAGTGTGGGCTGTGGAGAGGACTCGGTGGCGGGAGGGAAGAACTCTCCCTCTCATGGCGATGCAAGAGACCCTTAGCAATGATTACCAGGTGGAGGCTGTGCTACTGACCCATGAG GATTACGTTGGTCGCACATGGGCATTTACTGTTCTTGTAGTTGCCTCTCTCGGCGTCATCTCTGCCCTTTACGTATGCATCTACGTGGCACTTCGCGTCTGCGATGGGACACTAAATGGCTCCCAG GTACTGGGAGCAGTCCTTCTCATGGGAGTAATGGGAGTTTATTCATCCTGTGTGGTCTACGTTTTGCCGCCTTCGCCTATTACGTGCGCGTTGCGGCAATGGGCACCGCCTTTGTGCTTGGCCCTCTGCTACGGCGTCATTCTAGTTAAATGCATGCACCTCAGAGCACTCGTTTCCTTGGGTCTTGGAGGGGAG GTTTCACAAGTGAATTTACATATTTCCCTCATCTTCATGGTGGGAGTGGAAGGTGTCCTGTGTATGTTAGGTCATGCTGGAGGCCTGGGTATAGGGGAAGAACCTCTTGTTATTTTAGCCTCGGACGGGAGTCGGCTCTGTGGCCAGAAGAGGGTGGCAACACTTGCCACTCGAATCTACTTGATACTACTGCTTGTTCTGTGTTTGGTCCTTTCTACACTCAACAGGAAGATACATAGGAACCATAATGAG GGTCGTTGGTTGCTTCTGTGCTCCTGCGTGTCGTGCCCTATAGTTGGGTTGTGGTCGGTGATGAGTTTCTTGGCGCCTCTCTCTCTTGATCCACCAACTACCTGCGTAGCTCTACTGGCATTGGCTTCTATAATTCTGGCCTTGGTGTTTATCCCCAAAATGAAAATAATCGCCAGGCAAGCAAGAGAATTCAG GCACAAAAATCTTGGAGGGACAGCATCCGTTTCCACTATCTTCTCCCACATGGAAGGTTCTGGGCCCTTGGGTGTTGCATCCTTAAAAGATGGTGTGAAACCAGCCTTGAATGAGGAAAGTGTACTTGCCCATTCTCATCATGGCGACACTCTGAATTCATCAAGATCATCAGTGGCCTCTCACCAGAGCTATAGGGCTGCTTTCCATGCAGCTTATGGCTTCCCCCAACCCCAAGAACCTCTGGGAACATCGCCTCGCCACATTATGAAGAACCCTATTTATGACGCCACCCCAGGAGCGTACCCTTGA
- the LOC137655798 gene encoding metabotropic glutamate receptor 2-like isoform X2, whose product MEELGAAEWALQTINNQSHQDYTIGLRVYDACGDEEMALRQTVRLLQETQPTNAPLLGVVGLGPGEVVTSVATPLHAFSTPILVTEARAAHTIPPADNVFTTAPHLTDQIQAALSAAVRTGGAGVAVSVVSSCAQATQVLEERAARGGMRVLHILQLEKDTDNDNGRINSLSNKVTHFITSKVGYSGVIVMLVNVSELNTLSAELDTRVLRRAKIRWVLSTLGNPVDTEDLDIEMLSKRFPGSLVVEAHSPVIPGFQKYFKDALFNNNSILTPLADSYRQSVLRCHTEENNIPASTRQCPESMGDIASAVQLSTKDDASATATVKAVSSLAAAFRLVQIERCSTGVHCLEALRQDLHKDILEALLKLSFTVGGGSDRIRYTADGRLVNTFTIRRAAKEGLVQVGVYREDTGVVWNNPGEVWAVERTRWREGRTLPLMAMQETLSNDYQVEAVLLTHEDYVGRTWAFTVLVVASLGVISALYVCIYVALRVCDGTLNGSQVLGAVLLMGVMGVYSSCVVYVLPPSPITCALRQWAPPLCLALCYGVILVKCMHLRALVSLGLGGEVSQVNLHISLIFMVGVEGVLCMLGHAGGLGIGEEPLVILASDGSRLCGQKRVATLATRIYLILLLVLCLVLSTLNRKIHRNHNEGRWLLLCSCVSCPIVGLWSVMSFLAPLSLDPPTTCVALLALASIILALVFIPKMKIIARQAREFRHKNLGGTASVSTIFSHMEGSGPLGVASLKDGVKPALNEESVLAHSHHGDTLNSSRSSVASHQSYRAAFHAAYGFPQPQEPLGTSPRHIMKNPIYDATPGAYP is encoded by the exons ATGGAGGAACTGGGTGCTGCTGAGTGGGCACTTCAAACCATCAACAACCAATCACACCAGGACTACACGATTG GCCTCCGTGTGTACGACGCCTGTGGTGATGAAGAGATGGCCCTGAGACAAACAGTTCGACTTCTGCAGGAAACCCAGCCCACAAATGCACCACTTCTAG GTGTAGTTGGGCTCGGCCCAGGTGAGGTAGTCACCAGCGTGGCCACGCCTCTCCACGCTTTCAGCACGCCCATCTTGGTGACGGAAGCTAGGGCGGCCCACACTATTCCTCCAGCGGACAACGTCTTCACAACGGCTCCTCATCTTACTGATCAGATACAG GCTGCGCTGTCTGCAGCAGTCCGCACAGGAGGGGCCGGAGTGGCGGTGAGCGTCGTGTCCAGCTGTGCCCAAGCAACCCAGGTGCTGGAAGAAAGGGCAGCCAGAGGTGGCATGCGGGTCCTTCATATCCTGCAGCTGGAAAAGGACACCGATAACGATAATGGCAGGATTAACAGTCTGTCAAATAAAGTGACCCATTTCATCACGAGCAAAGTG GGTTATAGTGGCGTCATTGTCATGCTCGTGAACGTCAGTGAACTCAACACCCTGAGTGCAGAACTCGACACTCGAGTTCTCAGGAGAGCCAAGATCAGATGGGTATTGTCCACACTTGGAAATCCAGTAGACACTGAAGATCTTGATATTGAGATG CTAAGCAAAAGATTCCCTGGTTCTCTAGTCGTGGAAGCCCATTCCCCAGTCATCCCAGGCTTCCAGAAGTACTTCAAAGATGCTCTTTTTAACAATAACTCTATTTTGACACCATTGGCTGATTCATACAGACAGTCCGTGCTTCGTTGCCATACTGAG GAAAACAACATACCAGCATCCACTCGGCAATGTCCGGAATCGATGGGAGACATTGCATCAGCTGTCCAGTTGTCCACGAAGGATGATGCTTCGGCCACAGCCACAGTGAAAGCTGTGTCCTCGTTAGCAGCTGCCTTCAGACTCGTTCAGATTGAAAGGTGCTCGACAGGTGTCCATTGCCTGGAAGCATTGAGGCAGGACCTTCATAAAG ATATTTTGGAAGCTTTGCTGAAATTGTCATTCACTGTTGGGGGAGGATCAGATCGTATCCGTTACACAGCTGACGGCAGGCTTGTGAATACTTTCACAATTAGAAGAGCAGCTAAAGAAGGTCTGGTACAG GTGGGTGTGTACAGAGAAGACACTGGTGTGGTTTGGAACAATCCCGGAGAAGTGTGGGCTGTGGAGAGGACTCGGTGGCGGGAGGGAAGAACTCTCCCTCTCATGGCGATGCAAGAGACCCTTAGCAATGATTACCAGGTGGAGGCTGTGCTACTGACCCATGAG GATTACGTTGGTCGCACATGGGCATTTACTGTTCTTGTAGTTGCCTCTCTCGGCGTCATCTCTGCCCTTTACGTATGCATCTACGTGGCACTTCGCGTCTGCGATGGGACACTAAATGGCTCCCAG GTACTGGGAGCAGTCCTTCTCATGGGAGTAATGGGAGTTTATTCATCCTGTGTGGTCTACGTTTTGCCGCCTTCGCCTATTACGTGCGCGTTGCGGCAATGGGCACCGCCTTTGTGCTTGGCCCTCTGCTACGGCGTCATTCTAGTTAAATGCATGCACCTCAGAGCACTCGTTTCCTTGGGTCTTGGAGGGGAG GTTTCACAAGTGAATTTACATATTTCCCTCATCTTCATGGTGGGAGTGGAAGGTGTCCTGTGTATGTTAGGTCATGCTGGAGGCCTGGGTATAGGGGAAGAACCTCTTGTTATTTTAGCCTCGGACGGGAGTCGGCTCTGTGGCCAGAAGAGGGTGGCAACACTTGCCACTCGAATCTACTTGATACTACTGCTTGTTCTGTGTTTGGTCCTTTCTACACTCAACAGGAAGATACATAGGAACCATAATGAG GGTCGTTGGTTGCTTCTGTGCTCCTGCGTGTCGTGCCCTATAGTTGGGTTGTGGTCGGTGATGAGTTTCTTGGCGCCTCTCTCTCTTGATCCACCAACTACCTGCGTAGCTCTACTGGCATTGGCTTCTATAATTCTGGCCTTGGTGTTTATCCCCAAAATGAAAATAATCGCCAGGCAAGCAAGAGAATTCAG GCACAAAAATCTTGGAGGGACAGCATCCGTTTCCACTATCTTCTCCCACATGGAAGGTTCTGGGCCCTTGGGTGTTGCATCCTTAAAAGATGGTGTGAAACCAGCCTTGAATGAGGAAAGTGTACTTGCCCATTCTCATCATGGCGACACTCTGAATTCATCAAGATCATCAGTGGCCTCTCACCAGAGCTATAGGGCTGCTTTCCATGCAGCTTATGGCTTCCCCCAACCCCAAGAACCTCTGGGAACATCGCCTCGCCACATTATGAAGAACCCTATTTATGACGCCACCCCAGGAGCGTACCCTTGA